One stretch of Clavibacter californiensis DNA includes these proteins:
- a CDS encoding Lrp/AsnC family transcriptional regulator: MDNLDHRIIDLLRQNGRAGYGDIGGTVGLSASAVKRRVDRLVADGVIRGFTIQVDPAVDGLSTEAYVELFCRGTVAPDELRRILQGVPEVVDAGTVTGDADAIVRIRSRDIPSLEDALEKVRLAPNVDHTRSAIVLSRLVNRTLE, translated from the coding sequence ATGGACAACCTGGACCACCGGATCATCGACCTCCTCCGCCAGAACGGACGCGCCGGCTACGGCGACATCGGTGGGACGGTGGGCCTCTCGGCCAGCGCGGTGAAGCGGCGGGTCGACCGGCTGGTGGCCGACGGCGTGATCCGCGGCTTCACGATCCAGGTCGACCCGGCCGTCGACGGCCTCAGCACCGAGGCCTACGTGGAGCTGTTCTGCCGCGGGACGGTGGCGCCCGACGAGCTGCGGCGGATCCTGCAGGGCGTGCCCGAGGTCGTCGACGCCGGCACCGTCACGGGCGACGCGGACGCGATCGTGCGGATCCGCTCCCGCGACATCCCGAGCCTCGAGGACGCCCTCGAGAAGGTGCGCCTCGCCCCGAACGTCGACCACACGCGCAGCGCGATCGTGCTCTCGCGTCTGGTGAACCGGACGCTGGAGTAG
- a CDS encoding NAD-dependent epimerase/dehydratase family protein: MKVLVTGSRGKVGRAAVEALVAAGHDVTGVDLVRPVFDAGVVVPGRYVMADLTDAGSAFALVAGMDAVVHVAAIPQPTGNPAHVVLQTNLMSTFNMIEAAVRFGVPRFVNISSESIVGNFFPERPFLPDYAPVDEEHPLRPQDPYALSKAFGEQLMDAAVRRSDIRVISLRPSTVHNEDNYASNLGAQVRDASVLTANLWSYIDADDLADAIVLSVASDLPGHEVFYIAAADNAGGHDFVAELTRHYGDAIELRAIERVDSSGISTAKARRLLGWEPTRSWRDHLDADGNALPR, encoded by the coding sequence GTGAAGGTCCTCGTCACCGGATCCCGCGGCAAGGTCGGGCGCGCCGCCGTCGAGGCGCTCGTCGCCGCCGGGCACGACGTCACGGGCGTCGACCTCGTCCGTCCCGTCTTCGACGCGGGCGTCGTGGTGCCGGGCCGGTACGTCATGGCCGACCTCACCGACGCCGGATCCGCGTTCGCGCTCGTCGCCGGCATGGACGCCGTCGTGCATGTCGCCGCCATCCCGCAGCCCACCGGCAACCCCGCGCACGTCGTGCTGCAGACCAACCTCATGTCGACCTTCAACATGATCGAGGCCGCCGTGCGCTTCGGCGTGCCGCGCTTCGTCAACATCTCGAGCGAGAGCATCGTCGGCAACTTCTTCCCGGAGCGGCCCTTCCTGCCCGACTACGCGCCCGTCGACGAGGAGCACCCGCTCCGCCCGCAGGATCCGTACGCGCTCTCCAAGGCCTTCGGCGAGCAGCTGATGGACGCGGCCGTGCGCCGCTCCGACATCCGCGTGATCTCGCTCCGCCCGAGCACCGTGCACAACGAGGACAACTACGCGTCGAACCTCGGCGCGCAGGTGCGCGACGCGTCCGTGCTCACGGCGAACCTCTGGAGCTACATCGACGCGGACGACCTGGCCGACGCGATCGTGCTGTCTGTCGCCTCCGACCTGCCCGGCCACGAGGTGTTCTACATCGCGGCCGCGGACAACGCGGGCGGGCACGACTTCGTCGCCGAGCTCACGCGCCACTACGGCGACGCGATCGAGCTGCGGGCGATCGAGCGGGTCGACTCCTCGGGCATCTCGACCGCGAAGGCCCGCCGGCTCCTCGGCTGGGAGCCGACGCGCAGCTGGCGCGACCACCTCGACGCGGACGGGAACGCGCTGCCGCGATGA
- a CDS encoding EamA family transporter, whose translation MSTAGSDGEPAPPSGSTPAALEGAVAGDPGGIAAADDPSARSTAAGAALQVGTIVSVSYGSSLAGLVIPAVGPVLVVAARQVMMAALVLPVARPRIHRMTRAQLVPAVMLGLALSLMNLSYYAAVDRLGLGIAATIEFLGPLSIALLASRRLLDAACALVAAAGVVVLTGLEGRIDPFGLVCGATAAVTWAGYIVFTRRVAERLPGFQGIAVASIVSLVVLVPWALLTLDVAAIDGRILGLLVAIGLLSSAVPYSLDTVILRRITPRLFAVLTSLSPVVAAILGVIVLRESLSPIQLGAIVVVCVAAGVAIATRAPAGPAARRRPRGPRTRTRPAAS comes from the coding sequence ATGAGCACGGCCGGTTCGGACGGCGAGCCCGCTCCCCCGTCGGGCTCGACGCCCGCCGCGCTGGAGGGCGCCGTCGCCGGGGATCCGGGAGGGATCGCGGCGGCCGATGACCCGAGCGCCCGCAGCACCGCCGCGGGCGCCGCCCTGCAGGTCGGCACGATCGTGAGCGTCAGCTACGGGTCCTCGCTCGCCGGGCTCGTGATCCCCGCCGTCGGCCCCGTCCTGGTGGTCGCCGCACGGCAGGTGATGATGGCGGCGCTCGTGCTGCCGGTGGCGCGGCCGCGGATCCACCGGATGACGCGCGCGCAGCTCGTGCCCGCCGTGATGCTCGGCCTCGCGCTCTCGCTGATGAACCTCTCGTACTACGCGGCCGTCGACCGCCTGGGACTCGGCATCGCCGCGACCATCGAGTTCCTCGGCCCGCTGTCGATCGCGCTGCTCGCCTCGCGCCGCCTGCTCGACGCCGCGTGCGCGCTCGTGGCGGCCGCGGGCGTCGTCGTGCTCACCGGGCTCGAGGGCCGGATCGACCCGTTCGGCCTGGTCTGCGGCGCCACCGCGGCGGTCACCTGGGCCGGCTACATCGTCTTCACGCGCCGGGTCGCCGAGCGGCTGCCGGGCTTCCAGGGGATCGCCGTGGCCAGCATCGTGAGCCTCGTCGTCCTGGTGCCGTGGGCGCTCCTCACGCTCGACGTCGCCGCGATCGACGGGCGGATCCTCGGCCTCCTCGTGGCGATCGGCCTGCTGTCGTCCGCCGTGCCGTACTCGCTCGACACCGTGATCCTCCGCCGCATCACCCCGCGCCTCTTCGCCGTGCTGACGAGCCTCAGCCCGGTCGTCGCGGCGATCCTCGGCGTGATCGTGCTGCGGGAGTCGCTGTCGCCGATCCAGCTCGGCGCGATCGTGGTCGTGTGCGTCGCGGCGGGCGTGGCCATCGCGACGCGCGCGCCCGCGGGTCCCGCGGCGCGGCGCCGACCGCGCGGCCCCCGGACGCGGACGCGCCCGGCCGCGTCGTAG
- the rocD gene encoding ornithine--oxo-acid transaminase, which yields MTDTIDRPAASDAGALAIHAEEAHAAHNYHPLPVVVASGEGAWVTDLDGRRLLDCLAAYSAVNFGHSHPELVRVATEQLGRITLTSRAFHNDKLGPFVTALAELAGKDMVLPMNTGAEAVESGIKVARAWGYRVKGVAAGRAKIIVMAGNFHGRTTTIVSFSDDEEARADFGPFTPGFVTVPYGDAAALEAAIDADTVAVLVEPIQGEAGIVVPPAGYLADVRRICTRERVLMIADEIQSGLGRTGATFECDNSDVVPDLYLLGKALGGGIVPVSAVVGDADVLGVIQPGQHGSTFGGNPLAAAVGHAVVDMLATGEPQERARRLGAVLHARLADLVGHGVLEVRGRGLWAGIDIDPALATGRAVCERLAERGVLAKDTHGSTIRLAPPIVVEEEDLVWAVGQLAEVLTELGAR from the coding sequence ATGACCGACACCATCGACCGCCCCGCCGCATCCGACGCCGGCGCCCTCGCGATCCACGCCGAGGAGGCGCACGCCGCGCACAACTACCACCCGCTCCCCGTCGTGGTCGCGTCCGGCGAGGGCGCGTGGGTCACCGACCTCGACGGCCGGCGCCTCCTCGACTGCCTCGCCGCGTACTCGGCCGTGAACTTCGGGCACTCGCACCCGGAGCTCGTGCGGGTCGCGACCGAGCAGCTCGGGCGGATCACGCTCACGAGCCGCGCGTTCCACAACGACAAGCTGGGCCCGTTCGTCACGGCGCTCGCCGAGCTCGCCGGCAAGGACATGGTCCTGCCGATGAACACGGGCGCCGAGGCCGTGGAGTCCGGGATCAAGGTCGCGCGCGCCTGGGGCTACCGCGTGAAGGGCGTGGCAGCGGGCCGGGCGAAGATCATCGTGATGGCGGGCAACTTCCACGGCCGCACCACCACCATCGTGAGCTTCAGCGACGACGAGGAGGCGCGCGCCGACTTCGGGCCGTTCACGCCCGGCTTCGTCACCGTGCCGTACGGCGACGCCGCGGCGCTCGAGGCCGCGATCGACGCGGACACCGTCGCGGTGCTCGTGGAGCCGATCCAGGGCGAGGCCGGCATCGTCGTGCCGCCCGCGGGCTACCTCGCCGACGTGCGGCGGATCTGCACGCGCGAGCGGGTGCTGATGATCGCGGACGAGATCCAGTCGGGCCTCGGCCGCACGGGCGCGACCTTCGAGTGCGACAACTCCGACGTCGTGCCCGACCTGTACCTGCTCGGCAAGGCGCTCGGCGGCGGCATCGTGCCCGTCTCGGCCGTGGTCGGCGACGCGGACGTGCTCGGCGTGATCCAGCCGGGGCAGCACGGATCCACGTTCGGCGGCAACCCGCTCGCCGCGGCCGTGGGCCACGCGGTCGTCGACATGCTCGCGACGGGCGAGCCGCAGGAGCGCGCGCGTCGCCTCGGGGCCGTACTGCACGCCCGGCTGGCGGATCTGGTGGGCCACGGCGTCCTCGAGGTGCGCGGCCGCGGGCTGTGGGCCGGCATCGACATCGACCCGGCGCTCGCCACGGGCCGCGCGGTCTGCGAGCGGCTGGCCGAGCGCGGCGTGCTCGCGAAGGACACGCACGGCTCGACGATCCGGCTCGCGCCGCCCATCGTGGTGGAGGAGGAGGACCTCGTCTGGGCCGTCGGCCAGCTCGCCGAGGTGCTGACGGAGCTCGGGGCGCGCTGA
- a CDS encoding Pls/PosA family non-ribosomal peptide synthetase — translation MPESSPEAATPHDDAPRASAPAVSTGTARAHADDAQHVLDRADAVTPPRTLVEVLRATVAAHPDASAIEDGDGALSYRELMARVVQVAASLRDAGVGKGDRVGIRMPSGSRDLYVTVLGVLAAGAAYVPVDADDPEERARLVFGEARVAGVVTGTGEYMPQAAGTGSAGDADADAAAAEALRILPAAAAHASTSALPLVAPPAPEDDAWIIFTSGSTGTPKGVAVSHRSAAAFVDAEARLFLQEEPIGPGDRVLAGLSVAFDASCEEMWLAWRHGACLVPAPRSLVRSGMDLGPWLTTHGVTIVSTVPTLAALWPAESLENVRLLIFGGEACPPELGQRLATDGREVWNTYGPTEATVVACAAPLGGPGPVRIGLPLDGWDLAVVDPEGARVPEGGVGELIIGGVGLARYLDPAKDAEKYAPFPALGWDRAYRSGDLVRFEAEGLVFQGRADDQVKVGGRRIELGEIEAALQALDDVQGAAVAVQTTGAGNQVLVGYLVPRDPATFSREDAVQRLRVALPAALVPLIGVVESLPTRTSGKVDKAALPWPLPGAAGDDGADLDAELRPLAEMWSAALGTPVASADANFFDLGGGSLSAAQLVARIRTIDPEFTVADVYAHPRLGAMHAAIAGRAPRAERSGPRVDVTPTPRRTQWIQTLLGAPLLALQSLRWLALLLTASALLRPLGGFDALPSVPLGLLIPGLLLFATPFGRMAISAVAARLLLRGLEPGDHPRGGRWHLRIWLAEQIAQQIGAVGLAGAPWITYYARALGARIADDVDLHTLPPVTGMLRVGRGASVEPEVDLSGYWIDGDTVRVGAVRIGAGSTVGTRSTLLPGTRIGKGAEIAPGSAVFGRVPSGQRWAGSPAAREGKARVWWPDHRPPRNTRWVAAYGAASVATALVPVVGFVAGGGILAASIRGSADLGDVWWRGLGVLVPAVLMTGLVLALLVVGSVRLLGLGVTEGIHAVRSRVGWQLWTTERLLDLARTVLFPLYAGLFTPVWLRLLGARVGKDVEASTVLLIPAMTTIRDGAFLADDTLVAGYELGGGWMRVARAEIGQRAFLGNSGMAGPGHRVPKDGLVAVLSAAPTKSKAGSSWLGSPPVRLRRTVAAADDSRTFRPPTRLRVARILWELLRVVPVLVTCAIGLAVLVTLAALTGAWGPFVAFLLGGVVLLVAGAVAAGISTAAKWILIGRIRAEEHPLWSSFVWRSEVSDVFTEMVAAPWFASSAAGTPALVWWLRSLGARIGSGVWCDSHWLPEADLVTLGDASTVNRGCVVQTHLFHDRIMSMDTVTLDAGATLGPHSVILPAARIGPQATVGPASLVMRGELVPEASRWSGNPIGPWREVKTGRYLPAAAAPAAGSPASADSAAPAPAPAGRR, via the coding sequence ATGCCCGAGTCCTCCCCGGAGGCGGCGACGCCGCACGACGACGCCCCTCGCGCGAGCGCTCCCGCCGTGTCCACCGGCACCGCCCGGGCCCACGCCGACGACGCCCAGCACGTGCTGGATCGGGCCGACGCCGTCACTCCCCCGCGCACGCTCGTCGAGGTGCTCCGCGCGACGGTCGCCGCGCACCCCGACGCGTCCGCCATCGAGGACGGCGACGGCGCGCTCAGCTACCGCGAGCTCATGGCGCGCGTGGTGCAGGTCGCCGCGTCGCTGCGGGACGCGGGCGTCGGCAAGGGCGACCGGGTCGGGATCCGCATGCCGTCGGGATCCCGCGACCTCTACGTCACCGTGCTCGGCGTGCTCGCGGCCGGCGCCGCCTACGTGCCGGTGGACGCCGACGACCCCGAGGAGCGCGCGCGGCTCGTGTTCGGCGAGGCGCGCGTCGCGGGCGTCGTGACCGGCACGGGCGAGTACATGCCGCAGGCGGCGGGCACCGGGTCGGCCGGCGACGCCGACGCCGACGCCGCGGCGGCCGAGGCCCTCCGCATCCTCCCCGCCGCCGCCGCGCACGCCTCCACCTCCGCGCTGCCGCTCGTGGCGCCGCCCGCGCCGGAGGACGACGCGTGGATCATCTTCACCTCGGGATCCACCGGCACGCCCAAGGGCGTCGCGGTCTCGCACCGCTCGGCCGCGGCCTTCGTCGATGCGGAGGCGCGCCTCTTCCTGCAGGAGGAGCCGATCGGCCCCGGCGACCGCGTGCTCGCCGGCCTCTCGGTCGCGTTCGACGCCAGCTGCGAGGAGATGTGGCTCGCCTGGCGCCACGGCGCGTGCCTCGTGCCCGCGCCGCGCAGCCTTGTCCGCAGCGGCATGGACCTCGGGCCCTGGCTCACCACGCACGGCGTGACGATCGTCTCCACCGTCCCGACGCTCGCGGCGCTGTGGCCCGCGGAGTCGCTCGAGAACGTGCGGCTGCTCATCTTCGGCGGCGAGGCCTGCCCGCCCGAGCTCGGCCAGCGGCTCGCGACCGACGGGCGCGAGGTCTGGAACACGTACGGCCCCACCGAGGCGACCGTCGTCGCGTGCGCCGCACCGCTCGGCGGCCCCGGCCCGGTGCGCATCGGCCTGCCGCTCGACGGCTGGGACCTCGCGGTCGTCGATCCCGAGGGCGCGCGCGTCCCCGAGGGCGGCGTGGGCGAGCTGATCATCGGCGGCGTCGGGCTGGCCCGCTACCTGGATCCGGCCAAGGACGCCGAGAAGTACGCCCCGTTCCCCGCGCTCGGCTGGGACCGCGCCTACCGCTCGGGCGACCTCGTGCGCTTCGAGGCCGAGGGTCTCGTGTTCCAGGGCCGCGCCGACGACCAGGTGAAGGTCGGCGGCCGCCGCATCGAGCTGGGCGAGATCGAGGCCGCGCTGCAGGCGCTCGACGACGTGCAGGGCGCGGCCGTCGCCGTGCAGACCACGGGTGCGGGCAACCAGGTGCTCGTCGGCTACCTCGTGCCCCGGGATCCCGCGACCTTCTCCCGCGAGGACGCCGTGCAGCGCCTCCGTGTCGCGCTGCCGGCCGCGCTCGTGCCGCTCATCGGCGTGGTCGAGTCGTTGCCGACGCGCACGTCCGGCAAGGTCGACAAGGCCGCGCTCCCGTGGCCGCTCCCGGGCGCCGCGGGCGACGACGGCGCCGACCTCGACGCCGAGCTGCGCCCCCTCGCCGAGATGTGGTCGGCCGCGCTCGGCACGCCCGTCGCGAGCGCCGACGCCAACTTCTTCGACCTCGGCGGCGGATCCCTGTCGGCCGCGCAGCTCGTGGCCCGGATCCGCACCATCGACCCCGAGTTCACGGTCGCCGACGTCTACGCCCACCCGCGCCTCGGCGCGATGCACGCCGCCATCGCCGGTCGCGCGCCGCGGGCGGAGCGCAGCGGGCCGCGCGTCGACGTGACGCCCACGCCGCGTCGCACCCAGTGGATCCAGACCCTCCTCGGCGCGCCCCTCCTCGCCCTGCAGAGCCTCCGCTGGCTCGCGCTGCTCCTCACCGCGAGCGCGCTGCTGCGCCCGCTCGGCGGGTTCGACGCTCTGCCGTCCGTGCCGCTCGGGCTGCTCATCCCGGGCCTGCTCCTCTTCGCGACGCCGTTCGGCCGCATGGCGATCTCCGCGGTCGCCGCGCGCCTGCTCCTCCGCGGGCTCGAGCCCGGCGACCACCCGCGCGGCGGCCGCTGGCACCTGCGGATCTGGCTGGCCGAGCAGATCGCGCAGCAGATCGGCGCGGTCGGGCTCGCGGGCGCGCCGTGGATCACGTACTACGCCCGGGCGCTCGGCGCGCGCATCGCCGACGACGTCGACCTGCACACGCTGCCGCCCGTGACGGGCATGCTCCGCGTCGGCCGCGGCGCGTCCGTCGAGCCCGAGGTGGACCTCTCCGGGTACTGGATCGACGGCGACACCGTGCGCGTCGGCGCGGTCCGCATCGGCGCGGGCTCCACGGTCGGCACCCGCTCGACGCTCCTGCCGGGCACGCGCATCGGCAAGGGCGCGGAGATCGCGCCGGGCTCGGCCGTGTTCGGCCGGGTGCCGTCGGGCCAGCGCTGGGCCGGATCCCCCGCCGCGCGCGAGGGCAAGGCCCGGGTCTGGTGGCCCGACCACCGGCCGCCGCGCAACACGCGCTGGGTCGCGGCGTACGGCGCCGCCTCCGTCGCGACCGCGCTCGTGCCGGTGGTCGGCTTCGTCGCGGGCGGCGGGATCCTCGCGGCCTCCATCCGCGGATCCGCCGACCTCGGCGACGTGTGGTGGCGCGGCCTCGGCGTGCTCGTGCCCGCGGTGCTCATGACCGGCCTCGTGCTCGCGCTGCTCGTCGTCGGATCCGTGCGCCTCCTCGGCCTCGGCGTCACCGAGGGCATCCACGCGGTGCGCAGCCGCGTCGGCTGGCAGCTGTGGACCACCGAGCGCCTGCTCGACCTCGCGCGCACCGTGCTCTTCCCGCTCTACGCCGGCCTCTTCACGCCCGTGTGGCTGCGCCTCCTCGGCGCCCGCGTGGGCAAGGACGTCGAGGCGTCGACCGTGCTGCTCATCCCCGCCATGACCACCATCCGCGACGGCGCCTTCCTCGCCGACGACACGCTCGTCGCCGGCTACGAGCTCGGCGGCGGGTGGATGCGCGTCGCCCGCGCCGAGATCGGCCAGCGCGCGTTCCTCGGCAACTCCGGCATGGCGGGGCCCGGCCACAGGGTGCCTAAGGACGGCCTCGTCGCCGTGCTCTCGGCGGCGCCCACGAAGTCGAAGGCCGGATCCTCCTGGCTCGGCTCCCCGCCCGTGCGACTCCGGCGCACGGTCGCCGCCGCCGACGACTCGCGCACGTTCCGGCCGCCGACCCGCCTGCGCGTCGCGCGGATCCTCTGGGAGCTGCTGCGCGTCGTGCCCGTCCTCGTCACCTGCGCCATCGGCCTCGCTGTCCTCGTGACGCTCGCCGCGCTGACCGGGGCATGGGGCCCGTTCGTCGCGTTCCTGCTCGGCGGTGTGGTGCTGCTGGTCGCCGGCGCGGTCGCGGCGGGCATCTCGACGGCGGCCAAGTGGATCCTCATCGGCCGCATCCGCGCCGAGGAGCACCCGCTGTGGTCGTCGTTCGTGTGGCGCAGCGAGGTGTCGGACGTGTTCACCGAGATGGTCGCGGCGCCCTGGTTCGCGTCGTCGGCGGCGGGAACGCCCGCGCTCGTCTGGTGGCTGCGGAGCCTCGGCGCGCGCATCGGATCCGGCGTGTGGTGCGACTCGCACTGGCTGCCCGAGGCGGACCTGGTGACCCTCGGCGACGCGTCCACTGTCAACCGCGGATGTGTCGTGCAGACGCATCTGTTCCATGATCGGATCATGAGCATGGACACCGTCACCCTCGACGCCGGTGCGACCCTCGGGCCGCACAGCGTCATCCTCCCCGCGGCGCGCATCGGCCCGCAGGCCACCGTGGGCCCCGCGAGCCTCGTGATGCGCGGGGAGCTCGTGCCCGAGGCCAGCCGCTGGAGCGGCAACCCGATCGGCCCGTGGCGCGAGGTGAAGACGGGACGCTACCTGCCCGCCGCGGCCGCGCCCGCCGCCGGCTCCCCGGCCTCCGCCGACTCCGCCGCTCCCGCTCCCGCGCCCGCCGGTCGCCGGTGA
- the ddaH gene encoding dimethylargininase, giving the protein MPSTLSRTADTSGGRTPVAKRVLMCRPDHFDVVYKINPWMDPAVPTDTSLAVRQWQTLYDTYVGLGFQVDLIDGIAGLPDMVYAANGGFTLDGIAYGAAFQHPERQPEGPAYMDWFREAGFDVRVPEQVNEGEGDILLVGDTILAGTGFRSDSTSHAEVARIFDREVVTLRLVNPSFYHLDTAIAVLDDTNIAYLPSAFDADSLDEIERRFPDAVEVSEQDASILGLNSYSDGFNVVIAEKAVGFEASLRERGYNPIGVDLSELLLGGGGVKCCTLELRQ; this is encoded by the coding sequence ATGCCCTCCACCCTCTCCCGAACCGCGGACACGTCCGGCGGCCGCACGCCCGTCGCGAAGCGCGTGCTCATGTGCCGGCCCGACCACTTCGACGTGGTCTACAAGATCAACCCGTGGATGGATCCCGCCGTCCCGACCGACACGTCGCTCGCGGTGCGCCAGTGGCAGACCCTCTACGACACCTACGTGGGCCTCGGCTTCCAGGTCGACCTCATCGACGGGATCGCCGGGCTGCCCGACATGGTCTACGCGGCCAACGGCGGCTTCACGCTCGACGGCATCGCGTACGGCGCCGCCTTCCAGCACCCCGAGCGCCAGCCCGAGGGCCCCGCGTACATGGACTGGTTCCGCGAGGCGGGCTTCGACGTGCGCGTGCCCGAGCAGGTCAACGAGGGCGAGGGAGACATCCTCCTCGTCGGCGACACGATCCTCGCGGGCACCGGCTTCCGCAGCGACAGCACCAGCCACGCCGAGGTGGCCCGGATCTTCGACCGCGAGGTCGTGACCCTGCGCCTCGTGAACCCGTCGTTCTACCACCTGGACACCGCGATCGCCGTGCTCGACGACACCAACATCGCCTACCTGCCGAGCGCGTTCGACGCCGACAGCCTCGACGAGATCGAGCGCCGCTTCCCCGACGCCGTCGAGGTCAGCGAGCAGGACGCCTCGATCCTCGGCCTCAACTCCTACAGCGACGGGTTCAACGTCGTCATCGCGGAGAAGGCCGTCGGCTTCGAGGCGTCGCTGCGCGAGCGCGGGTACAACCCCATCGGCGTCGACCTGTCCGAGCTGCTGCTCGGCGGCGGCGGCGTGAAGTGCTGCACGCTCGAGCTGCGACAGTGA
- a CDS encoding GntR family transcriptional regulator, producing the protein MDPALGYRIDPGSGTPPFEQLRAEVARRASDGELPVGARLPTVRALAEQTGVAVNTVARAYKELEADGVIETRGRAGSFVAAQDDVPAALRAAAVAYAQLAGRLGVADSEARRLLDEALAAG; encoded by the coding sequence ATGGATCCCGCGCTCGGCTACCGCATCGACCCGGGCTCCGGCACCCCGCCCTTCGAGCAGCTCCGCGCGGAGGTCGCGCGTCGGGCGTCGGACGGCGAGCTGCCGGTCGGCGCGCGGCTGCCGACGGTGCGGGCGCTCGCGGAGCAGACGGGCGTCGCCGTCAACACGGTGGCACGCGCGTACAAGGAGCTCGAGGCGGACGGCGTGATCGAGACGCGCGGCCGCGCCGGGTCCTTCGTCGCCGCGCAGGACGACGTGCCCGCCGCGCTGCGGGCGGCGGCCGTCGCGTACGCGCAGCTCGCGGGACGGCTCGGCGTCGCGGACTCCGAGGCCCGCCGCCTGCTCGACGAGGCGCTCGCGGCCGGATGA